In Paeniglutamicibacter kerguelensis, one genomic interval encodes:
- a CDS encoding phage holin family protein, protein MIAIILRVVINALGLAVAAWIVPGVEVTPAPTHDKTLGIVVGYLTVGLIFGLVNALVRPIVQLLSLPITCLTLGLFAIVINAGMLMLTSWITTYMPFGLHVDKFFWDAIIASLIISLVSALIGWLTPSRK, encoded by the coding sequence ATGATTGCGATTATTCTCCGTGTGGTTATCAATGCCCTGGGCTTGGCCGTTGCCGCGTGGATCGTGCCGGGCGTCGAAGTCACCCCGGCGCCAACCCACGACAAGACGCTCGGCATAGTTGTTGGATACCTTACGGTGGGCCTGATTTTCGGTCTGGTCAACGCGCTGGTCCGCCCCATCGTGCAGCTCCTGTCGCTGCCCATCACGTGCCTCACGCTGGGACTGTTTGCCATTGTCATCAACGCCGGCATGCTCATGTTGACCTCATGGATCACCACCTACATGCCGTTCGGCCTGCACGTGGACAAGTTCTTCTGGGATGCAATCATCGCTTCCCTGATCATTTCGCTGGTCTCCGCACTGATCGGTTGGCTCACCCCCAGCCGGAAGTAA